A single window of Pyrus communis chromosome 10, drPyrComm1.1, whole genome shotgun sequence DNA harbors:
- the LOC137748265 gene encoding malate dehydrogenase [NADP], chloroplastic-like, with translation MAVTELSTPSYSKTRLFQSSQLSSLSTHLHSHSRLTFRPLPHTRNSRICCSVAPNQVQTPAAPEQTQDPKSKAECFGVFCLTYDLVAEEETKSWKKLINIAVSGAAGMISNHLLFKLASGEVFGPDQPIALKLLGSERSLQALEGVAMELEDSLFPLLREVSIGIDPYEVFQDAEWALLIGAKPRGPGMERAGLLDLNGQIFVEQGKALNAVASRNVKVIVVGNPCNTNALICLKNAPNIPAKNFHALTRLDENRAKCQLALKAGVFYDKVSNMTIWGNHSTTQVPDFLNARINGLPVKEVIKDHKWLEEEFTESIQKRGGVLIKKWGRSSAASTAVSIADAMKSLVTPTPEGDWFSSAVYTNGNPYGIAEDLVFSMPCRSKGDGDYELVKDIQFDDYLRKRITKSEAELLAEKRCVAHLTGQGIAVCDLPEDTMLPGEM, from the exons ATGGCAGTAACTGAGCTATCAACACCTTCATACAGCAAGACCCGCCTTTTTCAGTCTTCCCAGCTCTCATCCTTATCGACCCATCTCCACTCTCACAGCCGTCTCACTTTTCGGCCCCTCCCTCACACTCGAAATTCCAGAATCTGTTGCTCTGTTGCACCCAA TCAAGTTCAAACTCCAGCTGCTCCAGAACAAACCCAAGACCCGAAGAGCAAGGCAGAGTGCTTCGGCGTGTTCTGCCTCACCTATGATCTCGTAGCT GAAGAAGAGACAAAATcgtggaagaaattaattaatattgcaGTCTCAGGTGCAGCTGGGATGATATCTAATCATCTACTCTTTAAA CTTGCGTCAGGCGAGGTTTTTGGGCCAGACCAACCTATTGCATTGAAACTATTGGGATCTGAAAGGTCCTTGCAAGCTCTTGAAG GAGTTGCTATGGAATTGGAGGATTCCCTATTTCCGTTGTTGCGGGAGGTGAGCATTGGCATTGATCCATATGAGGTTTTCCAAGATGCAGAATGGGCTCTTTTAATAGGAGCGAAGCCTCGAGGTCCTGGAATGGAAAGAGCAGGCTTGTTGGATCTGAATGGGCAGATTTTCGTCGAGCAG GGAAAAGCTCTTAATGCTGTTGCATCACGTAATGTCAAAGTGATAGTAGTTGGAAACCCTTGTAACACAAA TGCACTCATCTGTTTGAAAAATGCTCCCAACATACCTGCAAAGAATTTTCATGCTTTGACACGGCTCGATGAAAATAGAGCAAAATGTCAG CTAGCCCTCAAAGCAGGCGTCTTCTATGATAAAGTGTCAAACATGACCATCTGGGGAAACCACTCAACCACCCAG GTGCCAGACTTCTTAAATGCTAGAATTAATGGCTTGCCTGTCAAAGAGGTCATCAAGGATCACAAATGGTTAGAGGAAGAGTTTACCGAAAGTATCCAGAAG AGAGGAGGGGTGCTTATAAAAAAATGGGGAAGATCGTCAGCTGCATCAACTGCCGTGTCAATTGCAGATGCCATGAAGTCTTTGGTTACTCCTACCCCTGAGGGCGATTGGTTTTCATCTGCA GTTTACACAAATGGAAATCCCTACGGTATAGCAGAGGATTTAGTGTTCAGCATGCCATGCAGATCTAAA GGAGACGGCGACTATGAACTTGTGAAGGACATACAATTTGATGACTATCTTCGCAAGCGAATAACAAAG AGCGAAGCTGAGTTACTAGCTGAGAAAAGATGCGTCGCTCACCTTACAGGGCAG GGTATCGCTGTGTGTGATTTACCGGAGGATACTATGCTACCTGGAGAGATGTAA
- the LOC137748263 gene encoding NAC domain-containing protein 78-like isoform X3 → MARGKENSLAPGFRFHPTDEELVWYYLKRKVSGKNFRFDPISVVDIYKTEPWDLPGKSKLKTRDLEWYFFSFLDKKYGNSSRTNRATEKGYWKTTGKDRPVKHNSRDVGMKKTLVFHSGRAPTGARTNWVMHEYRLSNEELEKAGIQQDPYVLCRIFQKSGTGPKNGEKYGAPVMEEEWDDDDVTGVPGEEAAANVVVLSEEPHVEAIGVNDGAYVEAFDLDQNLDTGIPSESAPPPSNFYYGETSHYFEHSGDFVEDDTKAVIGTGETSEYCGDQMFFNYPEHHETVGNPVKNEYMTSQSPEDLKFVDLPEHNEADAKSVKDECFLEPSDDANPAVVNYSLNEPCLNATENTPIGDGLFLEANDLSNPVESTAGFDMLDEYLTYFDATDDISQYIDFDSCGMMGVENYVPDEAPADQKQLVNGETEPQPMGGEHVQPEPQPMGGVHLVQPVDTDDASSSKKMAEFKFESDGNYPFIKKASHMMLGSIPAPPAFASEFPGKEAMRRLNSGAASSSSVHVTAGMIRIRDITSSDNRMDWSFGKDGVVNLVFSVQLSQNDGNSGNLVPVGGSLSGKTGCVVMRGWFLFMFFWVLFLSMSLKIGSYIYTR, encoded by the exons ATGGCTCGCGGCAAAGAGAATTCACTCGCTCCTGGGTTCCGATTCCACCCAACCGATGAAGAACTAGTCTGGTACTATCTGAAGCGCAAGGTCTCCGGCAAGAACTTCCGATTCGACCCCATCTCGGTCGTCGACATCTACAAGACTGAGCCTTGGGACCTCCCTG GCAAGTCGAAGCTGAAGACTAGGGACTTGGAGTGGTACTTTTTCAGTTTTCTGGATAAGAAGTATGGGAATTCGTCCAGGACGAATCGGGCTACTGAAAAAGGGTACTGGAAGACTACGGGTAAGGACCGTCCGGTTAAACATAATTCCCGGGATGTTGGGATGAAGAAGACGCTGGTTTTTCATAGCGGGCGAGCCCCCACCGGTGCCAGAACCAATTGGGTTATGCATGAGTATCGCCTTTCCAATGAGGAATTGGAGAAAGCTGGAATTCAACAG GATCCGTATGTGCTTTGTAGGATATTCCAGAAGAGTGGCACGGGACCGAAGAATGGGGAGAAGTATGGCGCACCGGTTATGGAGGAGGAATGGGACGATGATGACGTGACTGGTGTACCTGGTGAGGAGGCGGCTGCTAATGTAGTGGTACTTAGCGAGGAGCCACATGTTGAAGCAATTGGTGTCAACGATGGGGCTTATGTTGAAGCATTTGACCTTGATCAG AATCTTGACACAGGAATTCCATCTGAAAGTGCACCTCCTCCATCGAACTTCTATTATGGGGAGACGAGCCACTACTTTGAGCATTCTGGGGACTTTGTTGAAGATGATACAAAGGCTGTGATAGGCACTGGGGAAACTTCGGAATACTGTGGAGACCAGATGTTCTTTAACTACCCAGAGCATCATGAGACGGTTGGAAATCCAGTAAAAAATGAATATATGACCTCACAAAGTCCTGAGGACCTAAAGTTTGTTGACTTGCCAGAGCACAACGAGGCTGATGCAAAATCAGTCAAGGATGAATGCTTTCTTGAACCAAGCGATGATGCAAATCCAGCTGTTGTCAATTACTCACTTAATGAACCCTGTTTGAATGCTACGGAGAATACGCCAATTGGTGATGGGCTATTCCTTGAAGCTAATGATCTTTCAAATCCAGTCGAGTCAACTGCAGGTTTTGACATGCTTGATGAGTACCTTACATACTTTGATGCCACTGATGACATCTCTCAGTATATTGATTTCGATTCTTGTGGAATGATGGGGGTTGAAAACTATGTTCCTGACGAAGCTCCAGCTGACCAGAAG CAGCTTGTGAATGGTGAGACCGAGCCACAACCAATGGGAGGCGAACATGTACAACCAGAGCCACAGCCAATGGGAGGCGTACATCTTGTACAACCAGTGGATACTGATGATGCATCTTCGTCAAAGAAAATGGCGGAGTTCAAGTTTGAGTCAG ATGGTAACTACCCCTTCATCAAAAAGGCAAGTCACATGATGTTGGGCAGCATACCTGCTCCACCTGCATTTGCTTCGGAGTTCCCTGGTAAAGAGGCAATGCGTAGGTTAAACTCTGGTGCAGCATCTTCCAGTTCGGTTCATGTCACTGCTGGCATGATTAGAATTAGAGACATAACTTCAAGCGACAACAGGATGGACTGGTCTTTTGGAAAGGATGGGGTTGTCAACCTTGTCTTTTCTGTTCAGCTGTCGCAGAATGACGGAAACTCTGGCAATCTGGTGCCAGTCGGTGGCTCACTCTCTGGAAAGACGGGATGTGTGGTGATGCGGGGCtggtttttgtttatgtttttctgGGTCCTATTTCTTTCCATGAGTTTAAAAATCGGGAGCTATATCTATACCAGGTGA
- the LOC137748263 gene encoding NAC domain-containing protein 78-like isoform X1 translates to MARGKENSLAPGFRFHPTDEELVWYYLKRKVSGKNFRFDPISVVDIYKTEPWDLPGKSKLKTRDLEWYFFSFLDKKYGNSSRTNRATEKGYWKTTGKDRPVKHNSRDVGMKKTLVFHSGRAPTGARTNWVMHEYRLSNEELEKAGIQQKDPYVLCRIFQKSGTGPKNGEKYGAPVMEEEWDDDDVTGVPGEEAAANVVVLSEEPHVEAIGVNDGAYVEAFDLDQNLDTGIPSESAPPPSNFYYGETSHYFEHSGDFVEDDTKAVIGTGETSEYCGDQMFFNYPEHHETVGNPVKNEYMTSQSPEDLKFVDLPEHNEADAKSVKDECFLEPSDDANPAVVNYSLNEPCLNATENTPIGDGLFLEANDLSNPVESTAGFDMLDEYLTYFDATDDISQYIDFDSCGMMGVENYVPDEAPADQKQLVNGETEPQPMGGEHVQPEPQPMGGVHLVQPVDTDDASSSKKMAEFKFESDGNYPFIKKASHMMLGSIPAPPAFASEFPGKEAMRRLNSGAASSSSVHVTAGMIRIRDITSSDNRMDWSFGKDGVVNLVFSVQLSQNDGNSGNLVPVGGSLSGKTGCVVMRGWFLFMFFWVLFLSMSLKIGSYIYTR, encoded by the exons ATGGCTCGCGGCAAAGAGAATTCACTCGCTCCTGGGTTCCGATTCCACCCAACCGATGAAGAACTAGTCTGGTACTATCTGAAGCGCAAGGTCTCCGGCAAGAACTTCCGATTCGACCCCATCTCGGTCGTCGACATCTACAAGACTGAGCCTTGGGACCTCCCTG GCAAGTCGAAGCTGAAGACTAGGGACTTGGAGTGGTACTTTTTCAGTTTTCTGGATAAGAAGTATGGGAATTCGTCCAGGACGAATCGGGCTACTGAAAAAGGGTACTGGAAGACTACGGGTAAGGACCGTCCGGTTAAACATAATTCCCGGGATGTTGGGATGAAGAAGACGCTGGTTTTTCATAGCGGGCGAGCCCCCACCGGTGCCAGAACCAATTGGGTTATGCATGAGTATCGCCTTTCCAATGAGGAATTGGAGAAAGCTGGAATTCAACAG AAGGATCCGTATGTGCTTTGTAGGATATTCCAGAAGAGTGGCACGGGACCGAAGAATGGGGAGAAGTATGGCGCACCGGTTATGGAGGAGGAATGGGACGATGATGACGTGACTGGTGTACCTGGTGAGGAGGCGGCTGCTAATGTAGTGGTACTTAGCGAGGAGCCACATGTTGAAGCAATTGGTGTCAACGATGGGGCTTATGTTGAAGCATTTGACCTTGATCAG AATCTTGACACAGGAATTCCATCTGAAAGTGCACCTCCTCCATCGAACTTCTATTATGGGGAGACGAGCCACTACTTTGAGCATTCTGGGGACTTTGTTGAAGATGATACAAAGGCTGTGATAGGCACTGGGGAAACTTCGGAATACTGTGGAGACCAGATGTTCTTTAACTACCCAGAGCATCATGAGACGGTTGGAAATCCAGTAAAAAATGAATATATGACCTCACAAAGTCCTGAGGACCTAAAGTTTGTTGACTTGCCAGAGCACAACGAGGCTGATGCAAAATCAGTCAAGGATGAATGCTTTCTTGAACCAAGCGATGATGCAAATCCAGCTGTTGTCAATTACTCACTTAATGAACCCTGTTTGAATGCTACGGAGAATACGCCAATTGGTGATGGGCTATTCCTTGAAGCTAATGATCTTTCAAATCCAGTCGAGTCAACTGCAGGTTTTGACATGCTTGATGAGTACCTTACATACTTTGATGCCACTGATGACATCTCTCAGTATATTGATTTCGATTCTTGTGGAATGATGGGGGTTGAAAACTATGTTCCTGACGAAGCTCCAGCTGACCAGAAG CAGCTTGTGAATGGTGAGACCGAGCCACAACCAATGGGAGGCGAACATGTACAACCAGAGCCACAGCCAATGGGAGGCGTACATCTTGTACAACCAGTGGATACTGATGATGCATCTTCGTCAAAGAAAATGGCGGAGTTCAAGTTTGAGTCAG ATGGTAACTACCCCTTCATCAAAAAGGCAAGTCACATGATGTTGGGCAGCATACCTGCTCCACCTGCATTTGCTTCGGAGTTCCCTGGTAAAGAGGCAATGCGTAGGTTAAACTCTGGTGCAGCATCTTCCAGTTCGGTTCATGTCACTGCTGGCATGATTAGAATTAGAGACATAACTTCAAGCGACAACAGGATGGACTGGTCTTTTGGAAAGGATGGGGTTGTCAACCTTGTCTTTTCTGTTCAGCTGTCGCAGAATGACGGAAACTCTGGCAATCTGGTGCCAGTCGGTGGCTCACTCTCTGGAAAGACGGGATGTGTGGTGATGCGGGGCtggtttttgtttatgtttttctgGGTCCTATTTCTTTCCATGAGTTTAAAAATCGGGAGCTATATCTATACCAGGTGA
- the LOC137748263 gene encoding NAC domain-containing protein 78-like isoform X2, which translates to MARGKENSLAPGFRFHPTDEELVWYYLKRKVSGKNFRFDPISVVDIYKTEPWDLPGKSKLKTRDLEWYFFSFLDKKYGNSSRTNRATEKGYWKTTGKDRPVKHNSRDVGMKKTLVFHSGRAPTGARTNWVMHEYRLSNEELEKAGIQQKDPYVLCRIFQKSGTGPKNGEKYGAPVMEEEWDDDDVTGVPGEEAAANVVVLSEEPHVEAIGVNDGAYVEAFDLDQNLDTGIPSESAPPPSNFYYGETSHYFEHSGDFVEDDTKAVIGTGETSEYCGDQMFFNYPEHHETVGNPVKNEYMTSQSPEDLKFVDLPEHNEADAKSVKDECFLEPSDDANPAVVNYSLNEPCLNATENTPIGDGLFLEANDLSNPVESTAGFDMLDEYLTYFDATDDISQYIDFDSCGMMGVENYVPDEAPADQKLVNGETEPQPMGGEHVQPEPQPMGGVHLVQPVDTDDASSSKKMAEFKFESDGNYPFIKKASHMMLGSIPAPPAFASEFPGKEAMRRLNSGAASSSSVHVTAGMIRIRDITSSDNRMDWSFGKDGVVNLVFSVQLSQNDGNSGNLVPVGGSLSGKTGCVVMRGWFLFMFFWVLFLSMSLKIGSYIYTR; encoded by the exons ATGGCTCGCGGCAAAGAGAATTCACTCGCTCCTGGGTTCCGATTCCACCCAACCGATGAAGAACTAGTCTGGTACTATCTGAAGCGCAAGGTCTCCGGCAAGAACTTCCGATTCGACCCCATCTCGGTCGTCGACATCTACAAGACTGAGCCTTGGGACCTCCCTG GCAAGTCGAAGCTGAAGACTAGGGACTTGGAGTGGTACTTTTTCAGTTTTCTGGATAAGAAGTATGGGAATTCGTCCAGGACGAATCGGGCTACTGAAAAAGGGTACTGGAAGACTACGGGTAAGGACCGTCCGGTTAAACATAATTCCCGGGATGTTGGGATGAAGAAGACGCTGGTTTTTCATAGCGGGCGAGCCCCCACCGGTGCCAGAACCAATTGGGTTATGCATGAGTATCGCCTTTCCAATGAGGAATTGGAGAAAGCTGGAATTCAACAG AAGGATCCGTATGTGCTTTGTAGGATATTCCAGAAGAGTGGCACGGGACCGAAGAATGGGGAGAAGTATGGCGCACCGGTTATGGAGGAGGAATGGGACGATGATGACGTGACTGGTGTACCTGGTGAGGAGGCGGCTGCTAATGTAGTGGTACTTAGCGAGGAGCCACATGTTGAAGCAATTGGTGTCAACGATGGGGCTTATGTTGAAGCATTTGACCTTGATCAG AATCTTGACACAGGAATTCCATCTGAAAGTGCACCTCCTCCATCGAACTTCTATTATGGGGAGACGAGCCACTACTTTGAGCATTCTGGGGACTTTGTTGAAGATGATACAAAGGCTGTGATAGGCACTGGGGAAACTTCGGAATACTGTGGAGACCAGATGTTCTTTAACTACCCAGAGCATCATGAGACGGTTGGAAATCCAGTAAAAAATGAATATATGACCTCACAAAGTCCTGAGGACCTAAAGTTTGTTGACTTGCCAGAGCACAACGAGGCTGATGCAAAATCAGTCAAGGATGAATGCTTTCTTGAACCAAGCGATGATGCAAATCCAGCTGTTGTCAATTACTCACTTAATGAACCCTGTTTGAATGCTACGGAGAATACGCCAATTGGTGATGGGCTATTCCTTGAAGCTAATGATCTTTCAAATCCAGTCGAGTCAACTGCAGGTTTTGACATGCTTGATGAGTACCTTACATACTTTGATGCCACTGATGACATCTCTCAGTATATTGATTTCGATTCTTGTGGAATGATGGGGGTTGAAAACTATGTTCCTGACGAAGCTCCAGCTGACCAGAAG CTTGTGAATGGTGAGACCGAGCCACAACCAATGGGAGGCGAACATGTACAACCAGAGCCACAGCCAATGGGAGGCGTACATCTTGTACAACCAGTGGATACTGATGATGCATCTTCGTCAAAGAAAATGGCGGAGTTCAAGTTTGAGTCAG ATGGTAACTACCCCTTCATCAAAAAGGCAAGTCACATGATGTTGGGCAGCATACCTGCTCCACCTGCATTTGCTTCGGAGTTCCCTGGTAAAGAGGCAATGCGTAGGTTAAACTCTGGTGCAGCATCTTCCAGTTCGGTTCATGTCACTGCTGGCATGATTAGAATTAGAGACATAACTTCAAGCGACAACAGGATGGACTGGTCTTTTGGAAAGGATGGGGTTGTCAACCTTGTCTTTTCTGTTCAGCTGTCGCAGAATGACGGAAACTCTGGCAATCTGGTGCCAGTCGGTGGCTCACTCTCTGGAAAGACGGGATGTGTGGTGATGCGGGGCtggtttttgtttatgtttttctgGGTCCTATTTCTTTCCATGAGTTTAAAAATCGGGAGCTATATCTATACCAGGTGA
- the LOC137747254 gene encoding NAC domain containing protein 50-like has product MGREADLQIIPSAAAAVIAVATPIDPPTPAPAPTALAPGFRFHPTDEELVIYYLKRKVCRKPFKFNAISEVDIYKSEPWDLADKSSLKSRDQEYYFFSALDRKYGNGARMNRATNQGYWKATGNDRAVKHNDINVGMKKTLVFHSGRAPDGKRTNWVMHEYRLVDEVFEKAGLGAIQDAFVLCRVFHKSNIGPPNGHRYAPFVEEEWDDDDKLTLVPGQETRSVAVVSRDAFVVGNGHAACSEQNDYAARSEQKVHAARSEQKVHAARSEQNDYAARSEQKVHAARSEQNDYAAHSEQKVHAARGEQNGHAAYIKGNGHATYIGGNGHAGYIGGNGHAGYIGGNGHAAYIGGNGQAAYNGENGHGTSVERNGHGISMEGIDHGTSVKGTGHGTEGNGHGTSVKRYGHVASVEGSGHVTSVEGSGHVTSVEVNGHVTSVEGNGQGTSVKGNGHGISVKGNVVEGIGHGTIIVVDDNGTTNEGNCHETGTAGNGHSAPTAENNIEQDTQAISKAIVVVPELPTENQTVLPPCKTERTDDYPMTCVVNREERLDDYPSPGPDDAQPLLTLFNRQPGQLRQYKRRRHNESNSNHSNASEISSGMTHDPCSSTTTTASTEASMTTTTRNFLSALVEYQLLESLEPKDTTPAPPPELNAALMESSVPTSCLKYIETLQTEIHKISIERETLKFEMMSAQAMINILQARIDLLNKENEDLKRKV; this is encoded by the exons ATGGGTCGCGAAGCTGACCTTCAGATAATACCATCAGCCGCCGCCGCCGTCATCGCCGTAGCCACCCCCATAGACCCGCCGACGCCGGCACCTGCGCCGACTGCCCTCGCTCCCGGCTTCAGGTTCCACCCAACAGACGAAGAACTCGTCATTTACTACCTCAAGCGCAAGGTCTGTCGCAAACCCTTTAAGTTTAACGCGATCTCCGAGGTCGACATCTACAAGAGCGAACCCTGGGACCTCGCTG ACAAGTCGAGCTTGAAGAGCAGAGACCAGGAGTACTattttttcagtgcattggaTAGGAAGTATGGAAATGGGGCAAGGATGAATAGGGCTACCAACCAAGGGTACTGGAAGGCCACCGGAAATGACCGGGCCGTCAAGCACAATGATATCAACGTGGGGATGAAGAAAACCTTGGTGTTCCATAGCGGCCGAGCTCCAGATGGGAAAAGGACCAATTGGGTTATGCATGAGTACAGACTTGTTGATGAAGTTTTCGAGAAGGCTGGGCTCGGTGCCATTCAG GATGCATTTGTCCTATGTCGAGTATTTCACAAAAGCAATATAGGTCCACCAAATGGGCATCGGTATGCGCCTTTTGTTGAGGAGGAGTGGGACGATGATGACAAGTTAACTTTGGTTCCTGGACAAGAGACCCGGAGTGTAGCTGTAGTTAGTCGTGATGCATTTGTGGTAGGAAATGGTCATGCCGCATGTAGTGAACAAAATGATTATGCTGCTCGTAGTGAGCAAAAGGTACATGCTGCTCGTAGTGAGCAAAAGGTACATGCTGCTCGTAGTGAACAAAATGATTATGCTGCTCGTAGTGAGCAAAAGGTACATGCTGCTCGTAGTGAACAAAATGATTATGCTGCTCATAGTGAGCAAAAGGTACATGCTGCTCGTGGTGAACAAAATGGACATGCTGCATACATTAAAGGAAACGGACATGCTACATACATCGGAGGAAATGGGCATGCTGGATACATCGGAGGAAATGGGCATGCTGGATACATCGGAGGAAATGGGCATGCTGCATATATTGGAGGCAATGGCCAAGCTGCATATAATGGAGAAAATGGTCATGGAACTTCTGTCGAACGAAATGGTCATGGAATTTCCATGGAAGGAATTGATCATGGAACTTCTGTCAAAGGAACTGGTCACGGTACTGAAGGAAATGGTCACGGCACATCTGTCAAAAGATATGGTCACGTTGCTTCTGTTGAAGGAAGTGGTCACGTCACTTCTGTCGAAGGAAGTGGTCACGTCACTTCTGTCGAAGTAAATGGTCACGTCACTTCTGTCGAAGGAAATGGTCAGGGCACTTCTGTCAAAGGAAATGGTCATGGCATTTCTGTCAAAGGAAATGTTGTTGAAGGAATTGGTCATGGAACTATAATTGTAGTAGATGACAATGGAACTACTAATGAAGGTAACTGTCATGAAACTGGTACTGCAGGAAATGGTCACAGTGCGCCCACTGCAGAAAATAATATTGAGCAG GATACACAGGCAATCAGCAAGGCTATTGTTGTTGTTCCTGAACTTCCAACAGAGAATCAAACTGTTTTACCACCGTGCAAGACAGAGAGAACGGATGATTATCCTATGACATGTGTGGTTaatagagaagagagattggATGACTATCCGTCACCAGGTCCAGATGATGCACAACCCCTGCTAACTTTGTTTAATCGACAACCTGGGCAACTACGCCAGTATAAAAGAAGGCGGCATAACGAGTCAAATTCTAACCATTCAAATGCTTCTGAGATTTCAAGTGGGATGACACATGACCCTTGCTCGTCTACAACAACAACAGCGTCAACTGAGGCATCGATGACAACGACTACCAGAAATTTTCTGTCTGCACTGGTGGAGTATCAGCTGTTGGAATCCCTTGAACCCAAAGATACCACCCCAGCACCTCCTCCTGAACTTAATGCTGCTTTGATGGAATCATCTGTGCCTACCAGCTGCTTGAAATACATAGAGACTTTGCAAACTGAAATCCACAAAATCTCAATCGAGAGGGAGACCTTGAAGTTTGAAATGATGAGTGCCCAAGCCATGATCAACATTCTTCAAGCCCGAATTGATCTCCTAAACAAGGAGAACGaggatttgaagaggaaggtCTGA